Genomic window (Zingiber officinale cultivar Zhangliang chromosome 2B, Zo_v1.1, whole genome shotgun sequence):
ccatttgctatttcttgaatttcggaggtggcaccaccttcttcttcttcacttgacccggatgtcgaagcttctccttcttcttgatccggcgtcaccaaggattgctccccctcaatcctagaggtggaggcttcatcatcttgaacatgaaacaaggagtatgctccctccttgtttccttcgttgcattcccttgaggatgaagcttcttggatttcctcttcttcggaggttgagcatctctcaacctcggagtcctcctcttggtcttgctccaaagagtcaccctttctggattcttcatgatcttgtacagtggaggggatctcttcatgaagcttgtccaatttgctccataattcatttgcatcttcaaattctccaattttgcaaaggatggtgcttggcaataaattgaccaaaagcttggtcactttgtcattggcctcgcacctttggacttgctcttggctccacttgctcctcttgagaactttgccctttgaatttcttggagccttgaagccttccattagagcaaaccattgctctatctccatcataagaaaattttcgattcttgatttccaagaatcgaaactcgtagaagtgtatggtggagccacccttgtgtcaaatccaagtccatcttggaattgcatcttgaagttgagcttgataaagtcttgaacttgaagaatttgctccaacttcttcaccctctagcttttcttgttatgcttgacccttccggcgatgattccggtgaagagcggccttgctctgataccacttgttaggaccaaaagtagctagaggggggggggtgaatagctcgtctcgtactcgttgctcggcgttgcttgtttcttctaagatgtgcagcggaaaatacaaggaaacaaatcacacaacgctaacaaggttggtttacttggtatccacctcacaagaggtgactagtccaaggatccacaccacgcacgcaccctccactatgaaaacactccttttcggtaactaccgagggcggagaagccctacaagactctcagtacaagaagaaaggaaagggaaacaaaatataagcgcaaagcttacaatgagtacagaaaaccctaaccctagcttctcttcttgcctttgatccgcctcttgacttggaaagcttccaagatccttcaagaactggcgatctgatctttgagagcgctgtggaggagttggcgagagatctggagtgaatcggtgaagggataccgcagccatcgcacgcctgcagcttaaatcgacgccaacggtcggaacccgatcgattcaaatgttcccaatcgatcggggaggctttggatcgatccacggattgatccagagcgcctctgtgctctaggaaaaacgcctggatcgatccagcgcttatcgcgcgaagcagccgcgtcccaatcgatccactgatcgattgagacatctggatcgatccacggatcgatccagaggctttctgttcgctgggaaaagcctggatcgatccactgatcgatctagctcctggatcgatcccctgatcgatccagcacttggtttttgcccaaaaccaagttccaagactcccaaaccaacatccggtcatccttgacctgttggtgcatcatgcctagcatctggtcactcccttgacctgccaggacttcccaccaagtgtccggtcaattcctttgacccacttggacttttctcgtcatgccaagtatctggtcactcccttgacctacttggacttttctattcagatgtctggtcaatccctttgacctatctgtatttcctcgtgccaagtatccagtcaatcctttgacctacttggacttcccaacaccagatgtctgatcatccttgatccatctggattttcccttgcctggctttactcaccaggactttcacctagcttcactcactagggttttccatctgcctagcttcactcactaggtctttcacctggcttcactcaccaggactttccatctgcctagctttactcactaggactttccttctgtctggcttcactcaccaggacttcccagtcaagtattcggtcaaccttgacctacttgactcttcttcaattaacatcttattgtcaaacatctaaactcaaaccaagactcagcttggtcaaccaggtcaaccttgacctgagggatgttgcaccaacaaggtcAACCACTCAGATGAGTCAGTTGACAAGGTAACAAATCCACTGTTCGTCGGCCCATGGTTTAGCGTCAGTGCGTGACACGATTTACGTCCACTTCCCTTTCTAAGTCCATCACAGAACTCTTAGCCGGGGAGGACATCGTCGAGCTTGACGGCAAAGAACCATTCCTAGTCAATGAGATTGATGGCAACACCATCGGCTCTAATGGTATCCCACTTAGGGAGTTTCCATTGAACTTGACTCTAATATCAATATCGAATATTTTTTCAACATAGCCGAAACATATAATAGATTACAAATTCGAAATGAATTGAATTCTCGATATACCTCAATCGACATTGTCATAAACTCCAAAAACAACGAACAACTCGTAGTCGACATAATAGTGACGAGTATCAAATTATTGCCACTGCTTTACAACATTTCAACCCTCGACCCAATGATTTGTGATTGCGAACAATCAACTCCTTCTGCAAGTGATCTACATCAACCTCAGATAATCTCCTTTCTCCACCACTACTCTCTTAATACCCAAAACTCTTTTTATACAACTATATATTATGAGAATATAATGGAAAGGGGAGGTTATAGATAATGCGATCATGGGTCATGATCCCATTATCCTCCTTGGCATGTTAATATGCCTTCACGTGGGCATTTCCAACAATTTTGATTACGTTGCAGCTCATATTGCTACTCTATACAATTATACATTTTTTTATATACATTTGTACATTTGTTGACTTTGATAGATTAATTTATggttattaaattttaaaaaaaaaattgaaggctTTGCATCTGATCTCGCCTGGAAGCTACAGAGAGTGGACTGTTGGTAAGGTGTTCCTGGTCTTGACCAAAAAGAGGATTTTTTTCGAAGAACTCCAAGAACTATTTATAAATATCAAGgaatggaggagaagaagaactcTAAGAACTACTTATAAATATCAACGAATAGAGGAGAAAAATCATCAGTAAATAGGCCAAGGGATTTCTGGAATAGCTAATCCGATGATCAAgtcaaaaaaaaatagtaatgttTTAGAAAGTAGTGATAAGTAGAAATGGGTATACCCACGTACATGTACCACTTTAGAAGACCCCCCTTCTATAATATCTTTTGTAATCTCCACATTTACCCCCAGGACATAGCACAGATAgtgggcgcatgacatctctggtGTAATAGTCAGGAGTCGATTCTCAAAAACTGACGACCtagggtttaccccaccatgcgcattatgcctgtgtacctgcatacacctccctctatatctgtggggccggcactaggggatcgttaatgtagcggatctacatttttTGTAATCTCCACATTTAATGAGACATTATCCTATTGTCAATCAAGTTGTCTCATCACTATGCTTACACCACATCCAGTAGTCATATTGTAAGTATGGGAAGGGTATATTGCGTATATTGTGTATATTGTGTACTATATACTGATATGATTTTCTAACTTTCTGACAAACTCACGTGCTATATTAATGGCGAAAATGGACTCTTGGGCCATGAGGCCATTTGTTAGATAGAAAATGAGTTTATGAGAGAGTCCATTCCTTTATAAAGCCTAAATGGGCTATGGCGACGTCACCAAAGGGAGTAGACGTCTATGGGTAGTACATGTAAGTCATGTTAATTCTTTCACCGTTTGTCCAATAGGCAGAACTGATCGGGAGAGAGTCCTATCTGACTAGAGAGTGGGGGGTCCATAAAGAGCTTGTCCGATCGGTTAGGCCAATTGGGAGAGAACGGGGAGCAGAGCCCCGAGCGAGTCTGGTCCAAACCAGGAGTAGAGCCCATAGAGAGAATGTCTGATCGATAGGGCCGAAATTGGGAGAGTGTGGGGATCGGAACAGAGCCCTGAGTGAATCCGATCCAAACGGGAAGTGGGCTCATAGAGAACTTGTCCAATTGGCCCTGTCGATCGAAAGAGTGGGGCTCTACTAAGCCAACTAACTACCCGGTCTTTTGATCCATCTTAAATTTTGACTGATACCTATATTGACATATTAATCCCTAAACTCCACTGAAGGCCTTTTCCTATTGGCCGTATCACCATCAGTTTTGTTTTGTCATAATCCCCGGTCACGTTTCATATATATTGTTATCAAATATAAACAAACCTATCATGcacaaattaattgatcatatcaaaagcAACATACAATTCATCATTAAGCAACACATTGTTTGGAAGCAAGTTCCAAATAGAGAAAGCCTTGGCATGGGAGTCAAGTTATGATGAGGTGCTTCATAACTTTATCCAACGCCAACATTAATTAAGCTTCCATTGATTGATCACCTCCTCGTTCTTTTCCCTTTCCCTGCACCATTACAAATACCCACTCAAACTCACCTCCTTCCTTCATTCCACACTACTACAAATTACAAGCCATACAAATTAAACTTATCGATATATGGCCaacttcccatgccgtccttttAATCCATTCTGTATTCCACCTCCTCCTGGCAGTCGTAGCCCCCCTCCACCTCCATCCCTGCCACCTCGCAGGAGCCCCCCGCCTCCCTCTCCAATTATGATCCCACCACCTCCACCACCACGTCGGAGTCCCCCTCCTCCCTCGCCAATTGTGACCCCGCCACCTCCGCCACCACGCCGAAGTCCCCCGCCTCCCCCTCCAATTGCGATCCCGCCTCCGCCGCCGCCTCGACGAAGGCCCCCACCGCCATCACCTGCAGCTGTACCCCCACCACCCCCGCCCTCAAGGCAGCCACCACCGCCACCTCCTAAACTGCCACCGACTCCTATCCGCCCGCCGCCAGCCCCAGTCGCACCACTGGCTCCGCCTCCGCCGAACCCAAGCAACAATGTCGTCATCGTGGTGGTCGTCTCCTTCGGCGGCCTCTTCTTCCTTGCATTCCTTGCGGCCGCCATACTCTGtttcttgaagaagaagaagaagaggaagcagaagaTGGCGGCGAAAGAAGAGTTGGTGGAGGTGGAGGATCATGTGCACGTGCATGAGACGGTGGTTCCGGGGCCGCATGGGCAGCAACTTGCCGCTCTCGTCGTCGATGAGGACGTCGTAGTCCGCGAGAGGTCGAAGAGGGGGGAGGCGACCGCGGTTGCTAAAGCTTCGCGCGGTGGGCCCGTGGACCTATCTGCGGGCTCCTCTGCCGGAACCAGTCGCCCCGGCCCGGCCGGTTAACAGAAAAGGTTGATAGCGGTCCACCTGAAAGTTGTGGGGGATGGGTTGATTCTTTAATAACTATATAATTGTGTGTTTAATAACTTGTATAATTGTGTGTTTGGAATTTCATAAGAATAATTGTGTTTAGGGAGATGGGTTATATTTCAGTGTTTTTATGCTCATATATATTCCATTTCGTTCTAATTCTTTTACCAAATACAATTttataatttgataaattaataaaacGTTATTTATAGACTTTAAGATAACGTAACCTATATATTATTCTTCATTATACTCCAAATATGTTTACTCTAATAGAATTTACTTTATTATATTCAAATGAAAGAGTGTCTCTTCTAAACCTAGACTAACAATAAGTTtgagtctggattactttattatgATCAATCAAACATCAGTCATATTGCTTGTATGGTTAGACATTTCATGTCTTCTCCAAGATTGACTCGTTATTTTATAGCATTTCATGTCCTTTTTAAAGTCAAGAATAGCATTCACTTCTTAAATATACCATAAATGACTACCAACTTATAGAATATTCAATTTGATTTTGGATAAGAGGTGCATTATGGATTTTTTATGTTTATAATTAAAGACCATTTATTTCAGTCCTTTAATTagaaatcaaaattttttaattagtcatTATTTGACAATCATTATGAAATATCATAAGCAAAACagcaaaacaattttaaaatgtgGTCCCTAATAATATAgtagaaaataaaaactaaaatgattttttttttaactacgtATAATAGTCCAGTAATTAATTAGAGCTCTAAAGTTGGCTTCAGTCATCGTAGAATTTCGTATTTATAGCAGTGTCTTCTACCAAgaattgttaaaaattatttaatgatGGTGAGTCAATGGAGAGCAATTATCACGAAGAAGATTTTAGATAACACAACAGCAAGGAGGCCACATGAAGATCCTCTAGACATTCAATGAATGGGTTAGAATGGGTATAAAGATTAGACTCAACGTGACTACTTCGAGGCTCAAAGTTATCACAGAGATTAGGGAAAGATGAAAGCAATAGAGTAGTCAAAATGTCTAAATGATGTCTTTGCATGCCTGTGCCCGCGAGGCTGAGCGACTTTATATAAAGCTATTGTTGTGCCTTTACATTATCCATGTTCTCCGAGAGAAACAACTATGTTACCCACGTCCTAAATAAACAGCTACGTTTTGCCCACTTTCTCGGAAAAAAAATGGTGTAGCTAGTTACATAGGATGCATATCTTAACTAAGGGTCTAGATGGCCAAGTTGAAGAAATCATATGACCCGAGCTTAAGGAGTCAAGCCATTGAGCTAGAGTGATGCCAAGTAATATAGCGATTATCCTGCGAACTGACGAGAagacaaaattaaggaaaatgcaAGAAGAGAAAGCACCAAAACAAAGAGAAATCGGTCATTCTCAAGGTTTTACCAAAAAAATGATTCATAATATATAGACTATTGACCCTAATacttaaagaaagaaaataaatcccAATATATAGACCTCAATTCCTCttgtaaagaaataaaaaaaaaatcctattagaaaaagaaaatctcATAACAAAATTCAACGCTTATACAAATAATCTATAACCCATAAATACCTAACAtaccaaaaatatcctaaataccatagaaattactaaaaataatataaatatttagaTTCTCTAAAAAGTACTTAAACTGTGTTTCTATCTGAAACTTAGTGGTTACAGGTTCTCCATAGTaaacctagatttttaaattttgtatgcATGAGTGTTGACAGGGCCTGATTCTGAGTCCTGAGTTAAAAATGATGACATGTTGAAGATTAGGTACTCCTAGGTTGGTCCTACATCATGACGAAATTGAGTGACTGAGTTGGAGAAGTCGAGCGACAAAGCTGGAGGAGTCAATCGATCAAGTTGGAGGAGTCATGTGACCCAAGCCGAAGGAGTCGAGCGACTGAGCTAGAGGAGTCGATGATCACTTTGACCTCCATTTCTATGTGACTATTTATCAAGACCTTTGACCGAACGACACCACATATGAATTTCCGTATTCCCACATCAATGGGCAATTTAGATTTATCGTGCACATATACAAAGGTATGAATTAAATGCTATATTGTCGTAAGCACTTTGATCGAGTACGATTCCACCACTCAATTGGAAGGGGCTAATGATAGATCCAGATATACTAGCCTTGCCTAAGTAGCGTATCCTTGGATGCCATTAGCACTACTTTGATCTTCACACTACTTGCATGTTCAAAAACCTTTGCTTTAGGGTTGACCTCCCAATTAGTTAAACAGGTCACAATCTCTCGAAGTCGAGTGGATGCCATTAACATAGCTCCCTAAGCTTTCTCCACTGACTATTCAAGACTCCTCCAACTTTTCCCTATGAATGCGCAGAGTTCTCTGAGCACTCAAAACTCCTCAAGTTCATCAACTCAAACTCCCCTCAAGCTCTACCCTATTGAGTTCTCTTTGAGCTCTGTCTTGAATTGCTGATGTTGATGTTGCTTTGAGCTATTCTCAGGCATGACCTCCCGGTTGGACAATCTTGTAATTGGAGATAGAGGAAAAAGATCTCAATTTATAACAACTAGATTCAGACTTATCTATTGAGTTAACCTAAACTAATAATCTTAGGCTACCAAGCAGGGGAGCAAGAGTTACTTAGGATGACTGAATTGGCTAGAAAACTGGGTTCCCTTATAAGCCCGACTCCCGACTCCGAGTGCAGACTCTCGAATGTCGAGTCCGAGTGCAGACTCTCGACTCTCGACTCCGAGTGTTGAGTCCAAGTGCTAAGTGGAAGAAAGAGTTGTCGAGGCTTGTGTGGTGTTgttttcttaaaatagattttgtaagtatcccgtgatagttttgatgtgatcaaccaaatcaaattaagtcatgttatgttttgatgccctatgtctgagtgtgcaggaacttaggagcacagaagatCGAGCAAAAGATATAGCTAGCGAGGAGAatgacacaggagagagtcgacgggctcgatgcgtccgagggacgaggcgctgcgaaagagtacccCGACAGACAACAAGGAAGCGCTCggcggttccgagggatgaaaagccggagcgaaaggttgctcgagaaggttggaaaatgggtttgggtgagccctattccgtatggccgaaatcaccctagTAAGCAGAGCCAGAGCGAAAGCCGGACGAAAAGTCAACTTGTTGTTAATTGTGGTCCGGACGCCCTCGATTGTAGATCAAATTTAATAGGGTTCGGCTGCCCGGAGTGAGTCCAAGCGCTCGAGCCAGAAAGTTTATTGAGACACCACTTATTGCGATTCAGTGTGACGTAGATAAAGTTCTATCTacatccaggtgcctggaacccttccaggtaccccgactagggctataaatacaaccctgatcctaGTAGCTAAACACTGTAGGATCGAGATGTGctcggggggtgaatagcacttgtgACTTTTTCACTCTTTGTAAACACAATCAGAGATAAACACAGCAGAATAAGAACAAGTAAGAAAACAACGACACaaattggttttacttggtttggagtctgtGACGACTTCTACTAAGGCCCACACTccttgagtgtttactttggacaattcactaataaATCAAAGAATTACAAGTATAATAATTTAActacaataattaaaattatacggACAACTAAGAATGACAAATTTCAAGCTTCTGGTTGTCGGAGTCGCGTTACAGCTTTATCGGATCGTCTTTAGAGTAGCGCACAGGAAAAAGATTGTGAAAATCAGTTGTCTCTAAGCCTCTGGTCGAGCACACCTTTTACGGGCTATCGAAGGCGCCCCCAGCTTTGCAACTTATCCCTAACTTATCAGTATCGATAAGCTCCATAGCCTGCACTGTCTATCCatccgaaggtgccttcaagtcatggaaggcgccttccatcctaGCTCCAAGGCTCCTTCTGGCACACGGAAGGCACCTCCCCGCCTCTCTGCATGAGCCTTCAGCCAAGGTGATCGAGGAGCCTCCAACCTCCCCGAAGGCACCTTGAGCACTGTTCATCCAAGCTTATTTTGTGCTTTTCACTCCCTGTAAGTCGTgttaatccaaaatacaaaacataccctgcaagataaagttagcacaataaaatatgaataatagaaCTTCTTGTTGGTCTCCAGACTGTCTGGTTCTAACTTTCAGATTTCctgaaaaccctaaaccctaaaccctaaacccaaggtgatcgaggcgcctccaatctccccgaaggcgccttgagcactctTCATCCAAGCTTATTTTGTGCTTTTTCACTCCTTGCAAGCCGTgttaatccaaaatacaaaacataccctgcaagacaaagttagcacaataaaatgtGAATAATAGAACTTCTTGACAGTCTCCGTACGGTCTGGTTCTAAGTTCGGATTTCTTGAAAACCTTAGGTCAAACCGACGTccactgttccctcaacggggaacgcacATTCACCTActactctcaggagagtttaccctTTGCCAGACCGATTCTctaaaccgactggacttttgctcagcgttcaagATGTCAGAACTTCATGCTGAACACCCGATCCCCAacccgtccaatcttccacctaGTGTCCACGACCCCCAAGATTTTcatctagagtcctcgactctaggatttcgcccaacgtCTTCAACTTGTCAAGACTTGTCCAGTCCCCcggactaggacttccttgcctaaccgcagttaggattttccatctgtctAGAATCCattaagacttttgcctaagacaacttaggactttcctgcaagttcAGTCACATTTGTTAAataacaagataacttaactttgaacctttttccATTATCAAAGCATAGATTTGATCGTCTGGTACTCCTTGCACCAAcaaacacaacacttgtaaatgatttacttttagtttaactttgtaatTCGGTGCTTTAACTTTTGTAAGAGGATTCTCTACAAGAAGGAGAGTTTAGTGAGTTTTCaacatcttggattagcagtctcctgattgtaaatcaagtaaaagatcttcctcttcctttttaattagctccttaattctatttatgcaagtgtatattaaattagattaaaaagTCTAGAAAGGTTTGCGTTTATATTTGCatggtaattcacccccctcttatcgGCCGTCagaggaccaacaagtggtatcagagcgaggatgctTAAGAAGGATTAACCGCCAACTGAAACACAAGATATAGCCGCAGCTAGCATTTACCCACCAATGTTCGAGGGGGGGGGGGTTC
Coding sequences:
- the LOC122049496 gene encoding protein TRACHEARY ELEMENT DIFFERENTIATION-RELATED 7A-like, coding for MANFPCRPFNPFCIPPPPGSRSPPPPPSLPPRRSPPPPSPIMIPPPPPPRRSPPPPSPIVTPPPPPPRRSPPPPPPIAIPPPPPPRRRPPPPSPAAVPPPPPPSRQPPPPPPKLPPTPIRPPPAPVAPLAPPPPNPSNNVVIVVVVSFGGLFFLAFLAAAILCFLKKKKKRKQKMAAKEELVEVEDHVHVHETVVPGPHGQQLAALVVDEDVVVRERSKRGEATAVAKASRGGPVDLSAGSSAGTSRPGPAG